In one Dunckerocampus dactyliophorus isolate RoL2022-P2 chromosome 9, RoL_Ddac_1.1, whole genome shotgun sequence genomic region, the following are encoded:
- the olig2 gene encoding oligodendrocyte transcription factor 2, with the protein MESDASRVSSRPSSPEADDLFTSTLRTSVHGFPGAVSSTQSDSPSHHHHHHHHGGGAHLLRGLSEEDALALRAASKKERKLLSENELQSIRLKINSRERKRMHDLNVAMDGLREVMPYAHGPSVRKLSKIATLLLARNYILMLSSSLEEMKRLLSDVYGGGAHAHAGFHAAACGTMTHAGPVAAHAPVHHHSLLPPPPPPPPPAATATVRAPHGLLKAPPAAAPAFQHWGVAAGMPCPCSMCTVPRLAGDSK; encoded by the coding sequence ATGGAGTCGGACGCCAGCCGCGTGTCCAGCAGGCCGTCCTCCCCGGAGGCGGACGATCTCTTCACGTCCACACTGCGCACGTCCGTGCACGGCTTCCCGGGGGCCGTGTCGTCCACGCAGAGCGATTCTCcttcccaccaccaccaccaccaccaccacgggGGCGGCGCGCACCTCCTGCGCGGCCTGTCCGAAGAGGACGCGCTGGCCTTGCGCGCGGCCTCCAAGAAGGAGCGCAAGCTTCTATCCGAGAACGAGCTTCAGTCCATTCGCCTGAAGATCAACAGCCGCGAGCGCAAGCGCATGCACGACCTGAACGTGGCCATGGACGGCCTGCGCGAGGTCATGCCCTACGCGCACGGCCCCTCCGTGCGCAAGCTGTCTAAAATTGCCACCTTGCTGCTGGCCAGGAACTACATCCTGATGCTCAGCAGCTCCCTGGAGGAGATGAAGCGCCTTCTCAGTGACGTATACGGTGGGGGGGCGCACGCACACGCCGGTTTCCACGCTGCCGCCTGCGGGACCATGACCCACGCGGGGCCCGTGGCCGCGCACGCCCCCGTGCACCACCATTCGCTGCTCccgccaccgccgccgcctcctcctcccgCCGCCACCGCCACGGTCCGGGCCCCCCATGGACTCCTAAAAGCCCCCCCGGCCGCCGCCCCGGCTTTTCAGCACTGGGGAGTCGCGGCCGGGATGCCATGCCCGTGTAGCATGTGCACAGTGCCGCGCCTGGCGGGTGACTCTAAGTGA
- the olig1 gene encoding oligodendrocyte transcription factor 1 has protein sequence MNMLSNQMLRTSQEPLQSVQDLARCPPALASRLSLQGGSRSSKVPPKELCPEEQQELRRKINSRERKRMQDLNVAMDALREVMVPYAASPSSASCAPPHHLGAPPGRRLSKISTLVLARNYILLLGSSLHEMRRLLGELSAGAGPGLGPRLLLTGGWPLVSGSGQLLLARESFAASSSSSPPALKCPLLSTMEAPLAPVRWASGGPSGVPLCPCSVCRLPRFSPPASPPRFPK, from the coding sequence ATGAACATGCTGTCCAACCAGATGCTCAGAACCTCCCAGGAGCCCCTCCAGTCCGTCCAGGACTTGGCCCGCTGCCCCCCAGCTTTGGCCTCCCGCCTGAGCCTCCAGGGGGGGTCGCGCTCCTCCAAAGTTCCCCCAAAGGAACTGTGCCCAGAGGAGCAGCAGGAGCTGAGGAGGAAGATCAACAGCCGGGAGAGGAAGAGAATGCAGGACTTGAACGTGGCTATGGACGCCCTGAGGGAGGTGATGGTCCCGTACGCCGCCTCGCCCTCCTCGGCTTCATGTGCGCCCCCCCATCATCTGGGCGCCCCTCCAGGACGCAGGCTCTCCAAAATCTCCACACTGGTTCTGGCCCGGAATTACATCCTACTGCTGGGGTCGTCTCTGCACGAGATGAGGCGACTGCTGGGCGAGCTGAGTGCAGGTGCGGGGCCGGGCCTGGGCCCCCGGCTGCTGCTGACGGGGGGCTGGCCCCTTGTCTCGGGGTCCGGTCAGCTCCTCCTCGCCCGGGAGTCCTTTGCcgcctcgtcctcctcctccccccctGCCCTGAAGTGTCCCCTGCTGTCCACCATGGAAGCGCCGCTGGCCCCTGTGCGGTGGGCATCAGGGGGGCCCTCGGGGGTGCCCCTGTGCCCGTGCAGCGTGTGCAGACTGCCTAGGTTCAGCCCCCCCGCCTCCCCTCCGAGATTTCCAAAGTGA
- the hpxa gene encoding hemopexin — MNLLVNFLCVCLALALAHADHHEELPDRCHGLEMDAAAVNEDGIPYFFKGHFLFKGFDGKAEMSNETFAELDDDHHVGHVDAAFRMHYEDSPTDHDRMFFFLDNKVFSYHEHKLEDGYPKDISEVFPGIPDHLEAAVQCPKPECDEDSVIFFKGHDIYHYHVKSKAVDKKEFKSMPNCTSAFRYMGHYYCFHGHMFSKFDQTTGEIQGKYPKEASEFFAKCPKYGEDSDHVERERCSRVHLDAITSDDAGDFYAFRGNYFLHKYAGNHTLTADTIEHAFKEVHNDVDAVFSYHNHLYMIKGDQVFAYKVSDPHTLMEGFPKPIKEELGLDGPIDAAFVCEDHHIAHLIKGQHIYDVELDASPRVPTNERSLALFKKVEGAMCGPKGVNVIVGNHFYHFDSIMLFVAAKSLPEQHTVSIELFECDH, encoded by the exons ATGAACCTGCTCGtcaacttcctgtgtgtgtgtctggcctTAGCGCTGGCACATGCCGACCA tcATGAAGAGCTTCCAGACCGCTGCCACGGCCTGGAGATGGATGCTGCGGCAGTGAACGAGGACGGCATACCCTACTTTTTCAAAG GTCACTTCTTGTTCAAGGGATTCGATGGCAAGGCAGAGATGTCCAACGAGACCTTCGCCGAGTTGGACGATGATCACCACGTGGGACATGTGGACGCCGCTTTCCGCATGCACTACGAGGACAGCCCCACCGATCACGACCGcatgttcttcttcttg GACAATAAAGTCTTCAGCTACCACGAGCATAAGCTGGAGGACGGATATCCCAAGGACATCTCTGAAGTGTTCCCAGGAATCCCTGATCACCTGGAAGCTGCCGTCCAGTGCCCAAAGCCAGAGTGCGACGAAGACTCTGTCATCTTCTTCAAGG GACATGACATCTACCACTACCATGTGAAGAGCAAGGCTGTGGATAAGAAAGAGTTCAAGTCCATGCCCAACTGCACATCTGCTTTCCGCTATATGGGACACTACTACTGTTTCCATGGACACATGTTCTCCAAGTTTGATCAAACGACCGGCGAGATCCAGGGAAAATACCCGAAGGAGGCAAGCGAATTCTTTGCAAAGTGCCCTAAGTACG GTGAGGACAGCGACCACGTGGAGCGAGAACGTTGCAGTCGTGTTCACCTGGACGCCATCACTTCCGACGACGCCGGGGACTTTTACGCCTTCAGAG GTAATTATTTCCTCCACAAATACGCGGGCAATCACACGCTGACGGCCGATACAATAGAGCACGCCTTCAAGGAAGTTCACAACGACGTGGACGCCGTTTTCTCCTACCACAATCACCTCTACATGATAAAG GGTGACCAAGTGTTTGCTTACAAAGTCAGCGATCCTCACACCCTCATGGAGGGTTTCCCCAAACCCATAAAGGAGGAGCTGGGCCTGGACGGCCCCATTGATGCCGCCTTTGTCTGCGAGGACCATCACATTGCTCACCTCATCAAAG GTCAACACATTTACGACGTGGAGCTGGACGCTTCTCCTCGCGTTCCTACCAACGAGCGTTCCCTTGCGTTATTCAAGAAGGTGGAAGGCGCCATGTGCGGCCCCAAAGGCGTCAACGTGATCGTAGGGAACCACTTCTACCACTTTGACAGCATCATGCTGTTTGTGGCAGCCAAGTCCCTGCCAGAGCAGCACACGGTGTCCATAGAGCTGTTTGAATGCGACCACTGA